AACGCGCCTGTCTTCTGCGGGTATCCAAGATGTGATTGCGCGAAACGAACGCGTGATGAGGCCGAATCAGCAGGATTTAGAATTGTCATGTTGCCTGGTAATTTCGGGATGTGACGAAAAAAACGGGCCATGCTGGCCCGTTTTAATTGCAGAAACGCGGATCAGGTATTGAGTGTGAATTCCGTGAAATTCGCGCCTTCTTCGTCTTTCTTTTCTTTCTCGTCCTTTTCCTGGGCGCTGTCGGGGCCATTGTTCAACAGCCACAACAGGTTGGTGGCGGAGTCTGCATTGGCCAGGGCTTCTTCCTGCGTCACCAGGCCACTTTTCACCAGCTGGAACAGGGCCGATTCAAATGATTGCGAACCGGGCGAGAGCGACTTTTCCATCGCTTCCTTGATCTGGCTGATCTCGCCCTTTTCAATCAGGTCTGAAATATAGCGCGTATTGACCATGATTTCGACGGCGGCCTGGCGGGTGCCGCCGGCCGCCGAGCGCACCAGGCGCTGCGAGACGATGGCCTTGACGGCCGACGACAAGTCCTGCAGCAGCGCGGCGCGGTTTTCAATCGGATAAAAACTGATGATCCGGTTGAGCGCGTTGTAGCTGTTATTGGCGTGCAGGGTGGCCAGCACCAGGTGGCCGGACTGCGCATACGCCAGCGCCGCGGCCATGGTTTCCTTGTCGCGGATTTCGCCGATCAGGATGCAGTCCGGCGCCTGGCGCATGGAATTGCGCAGCGCCGTATAAAAGCTGCTGGCATCGCTGCCAATCTCGCGCTGATTGACAATCGATTTCTTGTTCTTGAACAGGTATTCAATCGGGTCTTCCAGCGTGAGAATATGCCCGGCGCGCAGTTCATTGCGGTGGTCGAGCATGGACGCAATGGTGGTCGACTTGCCGGAACCGGTGGCGCCCACCAGCAGCAGCAGGCCGCGCTTTTCCATGATCAGATCAGCCAGTACCGGCGGCAGTCCGAGGTCGCCCAATTGCGGAATAATGGCCGGCACAAAGCGAAATACCGCCGAAATGGTGCCGCGCTGACGAAAGGCCGACAAGCGGAAGCGTCCCAGATTGGGTACCGAAATACCCATATTCAGTTCGTTATCCCGGCGCAGCTCGGCCATCTGCTCCTTCGATGCGATTTCGCTGAGCAAGGCGTCGATATTTTCCGGATCGAGCTTTTGCTGGTTAATCGGAATCAGGTTGCCGTTGATTTTGATGTGGACTGGCGAATTGACTGCGAAGAACATATCCGACGCGTTTTTTTCTTTCATCAGCTGGAACAAACGGTCCATAGCCATGATGGTCTCCTCGGATCTCGTGAATCGACTTCTGTTAAATGCCGCGCAGCAGTTCGTTGATACCGGTCTTGGCGCGGGTCTTGGCATCCACCCGCTTGACGATCACTGCGCAGTACAGGCTGTATTTCCCGTCGTCCGATGGCAGGTTGCCCGACACGACGACCGATCCCGCCGGCACCCGGCCGTAGCTGACCTCGCCCGTGGCGCGGTCATAGATCTTGGTCGACTGGCCGATGTACACGCCCATCGAAATGACGGAATTTTCTTCGACAATAACACCTTCAACGATTTCCGAGCGTGCGCCAATGAAACAATTGTCTTCAATGATGGTGGGGTTGGCCTGCATGGGTTCGAGCACGCCGCCAATGCCGACGCCGCCCGACAGATGCACATTCTTGCCGATCTGGGCACAGGAGCCGACCGTGGCCCAGGTGTCAACCATGGCGCCTTCATCCACGTAGGCACCGATATTGACGTAAGAAGGCATCAAAACCACATTTTTTGCAATGAAACTGCCGCGGCGCGCCACTGCCGGCGGCACCACGCGAAAGCCCCCTTTGGCGAAGTCGTCAGCCGTGTAACTGGCAAACTTGGTCGGCACCTTGTCATAAAACTGCATGGTGCCATCCGAGGTCATGACACTGTTGTTTTCCAGTCGGAACGACAGCAGGACGGCCTTCTTGATCCACTGGTTCACTACCCAGTCGCTGCCGCTTTTCTGGGCAACGCGCAGGCTGCCGTCGTCAAGGCCGGCGATGACGTGGGAAACGGCGTCGCGCAGTTCGGCGCTGCCATTGGCTGGGGTGATGTCGGCGCGCTGTTCCCAGGCGGTGTCGATGATGTTCTGGAGTTGTTGGGTCATGTTCGGTAGGGTTGGTTTTCAGGAGTGCTTCAAGGCATTACAAAACTGGACGATCCGCTGGGCCGCTTCCACGCCCTCATCGACCTCGGCCACAAGCGCCATGCGAATGCGGTTGGTGCCCGGGTTGGCGCCATGGGCTTCGCGCGCGAGGTAGCTTCCGGGCAACACAGTGACATTATAATCAACATGCAGGCGGCGGGCGAATTCGGTATCGGTCAGGCCCGTGCGGCGCATGTCGGCCCACAGGTAGAAGCCGGCGTCGGGCAAGGCGACATCCATGACCTGTTGCAGCAAGGGGGTGACGAGGTTGAACTTTTCGCGGTATTTGGCGCGGTTGTCCTGCACATGGGTTTCGTCGCCCCAGGCGGCAATCGAGGCCGCCTGCACGGGCGGGGCCATGGCGCCGCCGCAATAGGTACGGTAGAGCAGGAACTTCTTGATGATGTGCGGGTCGCCTGCCACGAAACCGGAGCGCATGCCCGGCACATTGGAGCGCTTGGACAGACTGGAAAACACGATCAGGTTGGCATAGGGACGCGCGCCGCCGCTGCGGCCGAGCTGGTGCGCCGCTTCCAGCGCGCCCAGCGGCGCGTTGCTGGTGTGGTAAATCTCGGAATAGCACTCGTCGGCGGCGATGACGAAGCCGTGCTCGTCGGCGAGGGCAAACAGCAGTTTCCAGTCGTCCAGCGGCATGGTGGCGCCGGTCGGGTTGCCTGGCGAACACAGGTACAGCAGCTGGACGTGGTGCCAGATTTCCGGCGGCACGCTGGCGTAGTCGCAGCCAAAGTTGCGGGCCGGGTCGGAATTGACAAAATACGGTTCGGCCCCCGCCAGAAACGCCGCGCCCTCATAGATCTGGTAGAAGGGGTTGGGGCACACCACCAGCGGCGTGGGCTGGGAGGCATCGACCACGCAGTGGGCAATGCCGAACAGCGCCTCGCGCGAGCCATTGACGGGCAAGACCTGGGTGGCGGCATCGAGCGGGGGCAGGCCGTAGCGGTGTTCGAGCCAGTGGGCGATGGCGCTGCGCAGGGCATCGCTGCCGACCGTGGTCGGATAGTTGGCCAGGCCCTGCATATTGTGCGACAGCGCCTTCTGGATAAAGGCCGGGGTGGGGTGCTTGGGCTCACCGATGCCAAGGCTGATGGGCGGGTAGTCGGAATTGGGGGTGGTGCCGGCGAACAGTTGACGCAGCTTTTCGAAGGGGTAGGGGTGGAGCTTGTCGAGGTGTGGATTCACGTCAGTACCAGGTTGTCAGGTCGCGGTTCAGGGCACGGGATTGAATCTCATTATAGGCGACATTGGGCGCCTTCGCGCCAGGCGCCCGGGTTCACCCCGGCCCACTCCTTGAACGCATGGGTGAAGGCGCTTTGCTCCTGGTAGCCGAGCAAAAACGAGATGTCCACCAGCGACAGGCTGTCCTGGCGCAGGTAGTCGGTGGCCAGGGCAAAACGGGCCTGGTCCAGCACTTGCTGAAAGCTCGCTCCCGCTTCATTGAGCTTGCGCTGCAGGGTGCGCGGCGACAGGTTCAGTTCTTCGGCAATCGAGGACAGGCGCACCCGGTCGTGGGCCAGGTTTTTGATGATGGCTGCGTGGACCTGGGCGGCGATGCCCTGGTCGCTGCGGCTGCGCTCCTGCAGCAGCGTTTCGGCATGCTGCTGCAGCACCGGGTACAGGCCCACGTCGGCATTGGGCACCGGCCAGGAAAGCAGCTGGGCATGGAAGTGGACGGCGTTGACCGGCTCGCCGAACAGGGGCAGGTCGCCGAAGATGCGCAGGTATTCCTCGCTGCCTGCGTCGCGCGCATGCATGAACTGGATGCGCGAGGACGGCAGGGCCACGCCGGCCAGCCAGGTGGAAAAGACGCGGATGCCCGCGTACACGCTCTCGACCAGGTGGCGGCTCGCGCCCGGGTAGTTGGAAATCCACTGGTACTGCGCCTCGTCCCCGTCCACCACCAGGGCCGAGCGTCCCAGGTCGTGGGCCAGCTGCTCGTAGCGCATGGTTTGCTGCAGGACCTGGCCAAAGTCGCGGCACGACAGCAGGATCAGGCCATACACGCTGTAGGTGCCCAGCTTGACCCGTTCGCCCACGTGCAGGCCGAAGTGCGGGTCGCCGGCCAGCTCGGCGCCCACGGCCAAAAGACGCACGTAATCGGTGGCGGCCAGCGAATCGGGCAGGGTGCCCTGGGCCAGGGCCGGCACCGCGGCGGCGGCGGCCAGCTGCGCGGCATTGACCCCGCGCGCCTGCGCCGCTTCCAGCAAAGGCTGGAGATAGGAGCCGGTCACACGGCGCGTGTCAGTGCGAAGCGCTGGCATGTTTAAGCAAAGATGTTGTCATAAAAGCGCAATACAGAGAGGCGTCCCGGCGGTAACCTTCCCGCCATGGTAACAGGTCAAGTATAACGGGAAAATTTGATGAGACGGTGGAACGGTTGGGGGGACGATGGCATCGATTTTGCCCTGAATGACGAGGCGCTGGCCTTTTTGCAGCAGCGGATCGGCTCTGGCATTACCAGCAGCGACGCCACCCACGCCCAGGCCTGCGCCCAGCTCAAACACACACGGCTGCCGTGGCACCCGCTGGTGAGCGTGGCCCCCTCCGTGCGCCTGGCCAGTGCGCTGGGACAGAGCCTGCCGGACTGGCTGCGCATGCGCCACGGCCGCATCGATACCGCGCCCGACGGCGTGGCCTTTCCTGAAAGCGCGGACCAGGTGTGCGAGCTGCTTGCCTACGCGCGCGCCAATGGCGCGCTGGTGATCCCGTGCGGCGGGGCCACCAGCGTGGCCGGCCATCTCACGGTGCCGCAGGGCCAGGCCCCGGTCTTGAGCATCAACATGACGCGCATGCGGGCCATGCTCAACCTCGATGTACAAGCGCAGCTGGCCACGTTTGAAGCGGGCGTGCTGGGGCCGGACCTGGAAGCGCAGCTGCGCGCGCACGGTTTCACGCTGGGCCACTTTCCGCAGTCGTTTGAGTATTCGACCCTGGGCGGCTGGGTGGTGACGCGCTCGTCCGGCCAGCAGTCGCTGCGCTACGGGCGCATCGAGCAGCTGTTCGCGGGCGGCCGGGTTGAAACCCCTTCCGGGCGCCTGGAGCTGCCCACCTTTCCCGCCTCCGCCGCCGGCATTGATCTGCGCGAGATGGTGCTCGGTTCCGAAGGGCGCCTGGGCATTCTGACCGAGGCCACGGTGCGCATTTCGCCGCTGCCGGAACAGGAAGCGTTTCACGCCGTATTCTTCCCGAACTGGGAAGCCGCGGTGCAGGCCACGCGCGCCATCGCCCAGGCGCGCCTGCCGCTGTCAATGCTGCGCCTGTCCAATGCCGTGGAAACGGTGACGATGCTGACGCTGGCCGGACACAAACGCCTGATCGGCATGCTGGAAGGCTGGCTGCGCCTGCGCGGCTGCGGCGAGGGGAAATGCATGCTGATGGTGGGCGCCAGTGGCAGCAAGGCGGCCGTGCGCGCGGCCATTGCCGGCGCGCTGGCGCTCGCGCGCGCGCAGCGGGGCATCCACGTGGGACGCAAGATGGGCGAAAAATGGAAGCAGAACCGGTTTCGCAATGTCTACCTGCGCAACACGGCGTGGGAGCACGGCTACGCCATCGATACCGTGGAAACGGCGGTTGACTGGCCTGGCGTGACGGCCATGATGCACGCGGTGGAGGATGCTGCGACCCAGGCCATGGCTGCGCGCGGCGAGCGCCTGCATGTCTACACCCACCTGTCGCACCTGTATGCGCAGGGCGCCAGCGTGTACACCACCTTTGTGTACCGCTTGAGCGGCAGCTTTGATGGCGACCTGGCGCGCTGGCGCGCACTCAAGGGCGCGGTGTCGGAAGCGATTGTGGCCAACGGCGGCACCATCAGCCACCAGCACGGCGTGGGCAGCGACCATGCGCCTTACCTGGAGGCGGAAAAAGGCGCGCTCGGGATGGGCGCCATGGATGCGCTGTTCCGCCATTTTGACGCCGAGCAGCGCATGAACCCGGGCAAGCTGGTGGCCGCATGAACGGCGGCTGGGCGCGCGGCTGGCGTGCCGGCATCCCGGCGCTGGCCGAACGCGAATGGGACCTGCTCATCATCGGCGGCGGCATTACCGGCGCCGGCATCCTGCTGGAAGCGGCGCGCCGGGGCCTGCGGGCGGTGCTGGTGGAGCAGCGCGATTTTGCCTGGGGCACCTCCTCGCGTTCTTCCAAACTGGTGCATGGCGGCCTGCGCTACCTGAAACAGGGGCGCTTCGGGCTCACGCGCGAATCGGTCCGCGAACGCAATGCCCTGATGCGCGAAGCATGCGGCCTGGTGGAGCCGCAAAGCTTTGCCTTTGGCGACTACCACGGCGCCAGGCCCGGGCGCCGCATGTTCCTGCTGGGGCTTGCCATCTACGACCTGCTCTCGGGACGGCGCGAGCGGCATTACAGCAGCGTCACTGATTTTCTGATGCTGGCGCCGAACGTGGGACGCGCCGGCCTGCAAGGCGGCATGTCGTACACCGACGCCAAGACCGATGACGCGCGCCTGGTGCTGCGCGTGCTGCAGGAGGCGCGCAGCCATGGCGGCGTGGCTGTCAACTACATGGCGGCCCGCACCCTGATCAGGGAGGGCGAACGGGTGGTGGGGGCGCGTCTCGAGGACGGCATCGACGGCGCTGCGATCGATATCCGCGCGCAGGTGGTGGTCAGCGCCACCGGCGCGTGGGCCGACCAGCTGCGCGGCCAGACCGGCGCCGGCAAGAAGATCCGCCCCCTGCGCGGCAGCCACCTGATTTTTCCTGCCTGGCGCCTGCCGCTGGCGCAGGCGGTAAGCCTGATGCATCCGGCCGACGGGCGCCCCGTGTTTGCCTATCCGTGGGAAGGCGTCACGCTGGTGGGCACCACCGATGTCGACCACAGTGCTTCGCTGGCCACGGAAGCGGCCATCACGCGCGCCGAAGTGGACTACCTGATGCTGGCGCTGGAGTGCCAGTTCCCGCAGCAGGGACTGGGCGACGGCGACATCCTGGCCACGTTCGCCGGGGTGCGGCCGGTGATCGACAGCGGCCAGGCGGATCCGTCCAAGGAAGGGCGCGACCATGCGGTGTGGATGGACCAGGGGCTGCTGACCGTCACCGGGGGCAAGCTGACCACCTTCCGCGTGATTGCGCTCGACGCGCTGCGCCACGCCAGGTCGCAGCTGCCGCACTGGCGCGACGACCTGGCCCCGTGCCCCGTGTTCGCGCCCAGCCCCTGGCACAGCATGCGCGTGCGCGGGACGCAGCGCCAGCGCCTGGAAGGACGCCATGGCGCGGCGGCAGCGGCACTGGTGGCCGCGGCACTGCCGGGCGAGCTGGAACCGATTCCCGGCACCCAGACCCTGTGGGCCGAACTGCGCTGGGCCGCGCGCTGCGAAGCGGTGATGCACCTGGAAGACCTGCTGCTCAGGCGCACGCGCCTTGGCCTGCAGCTGCGCGGCGGGGGCGTGGACCTGCTGCCGCGCATCCGCGCCACCTGCCAGGGCGAACTTGGATGGAGCGATGCGCAGTGGGAGACCAGCCAGGCCGCCTATCTGGCATTATGGAATGCAAACTACAGCCTGCCGACATGACCCACAAGACCATCCTCTCCATCGACAACGGCACCCAGAGCGTGCGCGCGATCTTGTTCGACCTGCAGGGGAACATCGTGGCCAAGTCGCAGGTGCATCTGCAGGCGTATTTTTCGGACCAGCCGGGATGGGCCGAGCATGATGCCCAAGGCTACTGGCATGCCGTGTGCCGCGCGTGCCAGGGCCTGTGGCAGGAGAGCGGCGCCGACGTGACCAGCGTACAGGGCGTGGCCGTCACCACGCAGCGCGGAACGGTGGTCAACCTGGACGCCGATGGCAAGCCGCTGCGCCCGGCCATCACCTGGCTTGACCAGCGCCGCACCGACACCGTGCCGCCGGTCAGCCGCTGGTGGGCGCTGGCGTTTCGCATCGCCCGCGTCAAGGCGACGGTGGACTACTTCCGGGGCGAGGCCGAGATCAACTGGATCAAGGTCCACCAGCCGGACATCTGGGCGCGCACCGACAAGTTCCTGCTGCTGTCGGGCTACCTCAACTACCAGCTGTGCGGCCGCTTTGCCGACTCCACCGGTTCGCAAGTGGCCTACATGCCCTTCGATTACCGGCGCCAGCGCTGGGCCAGGAAAAGCGACTGGCGCTGGCAGGCGCTGGCGGTGCTGCCGCACATGCTGCCGGAACTGGTGGCGCCGGGCGCGCGCATCGGCGTCATTCATGCCGCGGCGGCCGCCGCGACCGGCATCCCGGAGGGTACGCCGCTGATGGCGGCCGCCGCCGACAAGGCGTGCGAAGTCATCGGCGCCGGCTGCCAGGAGCCGCATGTGGGGTGCCTGAGCTATGGCACCACGGCCACCGTCAACACCACCACCACGCGCTACGTGGAGGTGACGCCCTTCATCCCGCCGTATCCCGCCGCCATTCCCCATGCCTACAGCACGGAAGTGCAGATCTTTCGCGGCTACTGGATGGTGAACTGGTTCAAGGAGCAGTTCGGGCACCCGGAGCAGGCGCGCGCGCTGGCCGAGGACATCGCGCCCGAAAGGCTGTTTGACGACCTGGTGGAGGCCGTGCCGGCCGGTTCCATGGGCCTGATGCTTCAGCCTTACTGGACGCCCGGGATCCGGGTGCCGGGGCCGGAAGCGAAGGGCGCGATCATCGGGTTTGGCGATGTCCACACGCGCGCCCACGTGTACCGGGCGATCCTGGAAGGACTGGCTTACGCCCTGCGCGAGGGCAAGGAGCGCATTGAACGGCGCAGCGGGGTGGCAATCACGGAACTGCGGGTGTCAGGGGGCGGCTCGCAGAGCGACGCGGCCATGCAGCTGACGGCCGACATCTTTGGCCTGCCCACGGCGCGGCCGCACATCTATGAAACCTCGGGACTGGGCGCGGCCATTGACGCGGCGGTGGGACTGGGCCTGTATCCGGACTTTGCCACGGCCATTGGCGCCATGACGCGGGTGGGCAAGGTGTTCTATCCGATTGCAGCCAACCAGGCCATGTACGACCAGCTCTATCGCAGGGTGTACCGCAAGATGTATGCGCGATTGCAGCCAATGTACGGGGAAATTGCGGAAATCACGGGCTACCCGCAGCAGCGCTGACAGCCGCGGGCACTGGCCCGCGGCAGGGCGCAATTACAGCTGGGCGGCGATCAGCCTGGCCAGGATGCCGACGCCTTCGCGGATGCGCTCGGGCGGCACGGTGACGAACGACAGGCGCAGGGTATTGGTTTCCGGCTCGTTGGCGTAGAACGGCGAGCCTGGCACGAACGCCACCTTCGCCGCGATGGCCTGGTCAAGCAGCTTCATGGCATCGATATGCTTGGGCAGGGTGACCCAGATGAACATGCCGCCTTCAGGCCGGGTCCAGGTGACGCCGGCCGGGAACGATTCGGCCATGGCGTCGAGCATGACCTGGCACTGGTTGGCGTACAGGGCGCGGATCTTGGGGATGTGCTGCTCGAGGAAGCCATCCTTGACCACGTCGTACACCACCATCTGGGTCAGCTGCGCCGTGTGCAGGTCGGCGGCCTGCTTGGCCAGCTCCAGGCGGCGCACCAGCGGCAGCGGGGCGACCACATAGCCAAGGCGGATGCCGGGGGTCAGCACCTTGGAGAAGGAACCCATGTAGATCACGCCATCCGGATTCATGTTGAGCATCTTGGGGAAGGGCTCGCCCTTGTAGCTCAGGGCGCCATACGGATCGTCCTCGATGAGGGGAATGCCAAGGCGGGCGCAGGTCTCGACCAGTTCGCGGCGCCGTTCGATGGACAGGCTGCGGCCGGTCGGGTTCTGGAAGTTGGGCAGGGCGTACAGCATGCGCGCGCCTTCGGCCACGGCCTCGATGGACGAGGGCACCAGGCCATCATCGTCGGTGGCAACGGACTTGAATTCGGGGCGGTAGACGGAAAACGCCTGCAGGGCACCCAGGTAGCTCGGGGTTTCCACCAGCACGCGGCTGCCTTCGTCAATCAAGACCTTGCCGATCAGGTCAAGCGCCTGCTGCGAGCCGGAGGTCATCAGGACCTGTTCCGGCAAAATCTTGCACGTGTCGGTGGACAGCGAATTGGCAATCCATTCGCGCAGCAGCGGGTAGCCGTCGGTGGGGCCGTATTGCAGGGCGACCTTGCCGTTTTCGGACAGGACCTTGTCAAAGGCGGCCTTCATGTGCTCGACCGGGAAGGTGGCAGGCGAAGGCAGGCCGCCGGCAAAGGAAATGATTTCCGGACGCTGCGTGATTTTCAGGATTTCACGAATGAACGAGCTTTGCAGCTGGCTGGCGCGTTCCGAAAAACGCCATTCGATCAGTTTTGGATTGTCAATTTTCATGCTGTTCTCACAGGGAAGGGGCCGAAGCATACCCGGCCATTATAGAGGACGCTGGATAAGCGCCCTGATGTGAGCGGCGCCGGGTAAGCGCCGCCCGGATCGGTCATCAGGCCAGCTCGGCCACCATTTCAATTTCAATGCAGGCGCCCAGCGGATTTTGCATCACGCCAAAGGCGGCGCGGGCGTGCTTGCCGGCATCACCAAACACTTCGCCGAGCAGGCTCGACGCGCCGTTGGTGACGATGTGCTGCTCGGTAAATTCCGGCGTGGAATTGACCAGGCTGGTGAGCTTGACGATGCGCTTGACACGGGCAAGGTCGCCGCCGCAGGCTTCCTGCAGGGTGCCGAGCAAGTCGATGACGACGGCGCGCGCGGCCTGCTGGCCTTGTTCGGTGGTGACATTGGCGCCCAGCTTGCCGGCGATGACGCTGCCATCGGCATTCTTGGAAATGTGGCCGGACAGGAACACGAGGTTGCCGCTCTGAACGTACATGACATAGGCGCCAACCGGTGCGGCCGGCGCTTTGAGGGTGATATCGAGCGCTTTGATTTTTTCGTAAACGGACATGGGACTCTCAAGGTTTGTGGGTAGACAAGCTGGCATTGTACGTCGGTCGCGGCGGCACTGCCAGCCGCAGCCGCAGGGCGGCGCCTGGCGCCGGCAACGCCCGGGGCCGGCAACATGGTGATCCGGTTCACGGCCCCAGCAAAA
This region of Massilia sp. PAMC28688 genomic DNA includes:
- a CDS encoding PilT/PilU family type 4a pilus ATPase; this translates as MAMDRLFQLMKEKNASDMFFAVNSPVHIKINGNLIPINQQKLDPENIDALLSEIASKEQMAELRRDNELNMGISVPNLGRFRLSAFRQRGTISAVFRFVPAIIPQLGDLGLPPVLADLIMEKRGLLLLVGATGSGKSTTIASMLDHRNELRAGHILTLEDPIEYLFKNKKSIVNQREIGSDASSFYTALRNSMRQAPDCILIGEIRDKETMAAALAYAQSGHLVLATLHANNSYNALNRIISFYPIENRAALLQDLSSAVKAIVSQRLVRSAAGGTRQAAVEIMVNTRYISDLIEKGEISQIKEAMEKSLSPGSQSFESALFQLVKSGLVTQEEALANADSATNLLWLLNNGPDSAQEKDEKEKKDEEGANFTEFTLNT
- the dapD gene encoding 2,3,4,5-tetrahydropyridine-2,6-dicarboxylate N-succinyltransferase, producing MTQQLQNIIDTAWEQRADITPANGSAELRDAVSHVIAGLDDGSLRVAQKSGSDWVVNQWIKKAVLLSFRLENNSVMTSDGTMQFYDKVPTKFASYTADDFAKGGFRVVPPAVARRGSFIAKNVVLMPSYVNIGAYVDEGAMVDTWATVGSCAQIGKNVHLSGGVGIGGVLEPMQANPTIIEDNCFIGARSEIVEGVIVEENSVISMGVYIGQSTKIYDRATGEVSYGRVPAGSVVVSGNLPSDDGKYSLYCAVIVKRVDAKTRAKTGINELLRGI
- the dapC gene encoding succinyldiaminopimelate transaminase; its protein translation is MNPHLDKLHPYPFEKLRQLFAGTTPNSDYPPISLGIGEPKHPTPAFIQKALSHNMQGLANYPTTVGSDALRSAIAHWLEHRYGLPPLDAATQVLPVNGSREALFGIAHCVVDASQPTPLVVCPNPFYQIYEGAAFLAGAEPYFVNSDPARNFGCDYASVPPEIWHHVQLLYLCSPGNPTGATMPLDDWKLLFALADEHGFVIAADECYSEIYHTSNAPLGALEAAHQLGRSGGARPYANLIVFSSLSKRSNVPGMRSGFVAGDPHIIKKFLLYRTYCGGAMAPPVQAASIAAWGDETHVQDNRAKYREKFNLVTPLLQQVMDVALPDAGFYLWADMRRTGLTDTEFARRLHVDYNVTVLPGSYLAREAHGANPGTNRIRMALVAEVDEGVEAAQRIVQFCNALKHS
- a CDS encoding AraC family transcriptional regulator codes for the protein MPALRTDTRRVTGSYLQPLLEAAQARGVNAAQLAAAAAVPALAQGTLPDSLAATDYVRLLAVGAELAGDPHFGLHVGERVKLGTYSVYGLILLSCRDFGQVLQQTMRYEQLAHDLGRSALVVDGDEAQYQWISNYPGASRHLVESVYAGIRVFSTWLAGVALPSSRIQFMHARDAGSEEYLRIFGDLPLFGEPVNAVHFHAQLLSWPVPNADVGLYPVLQQHAETLLQERSRSDQGIAAQVHAAIIKNLAHDRVRLSSIAEELNLSPRTLQRKLNEAGASFQQVLDQARFALATDYLRQDSLSLVDISFLLGYQEQSAFTHAFKEWAGVNPGAWREGAQCRL
- a CDS encoding FAD-binding oxidoreductase — protein: MRRWNGWGDDGIDFALNDEALAFLQQRIGSGITSSDATHAQACAQLKHTRLPWHPLVSVAPSVRLASALGQSLPDWLRMRHGRIDTAPDGVAFPESADQVCELLAYARANGALVIPCGGATSVAGHLTVPQGQAPVLSINMTRMRAMLNLDVQAQLATFEAGVLGPDLEAQLRAHGFTLGHFPQSFEYSTLGGWVVTRSSGQQSLRYGRIEQLFAGGRVETPSGRLELPTFPASAAGIDLREMVLGSEGRLGILTEATVRISPLPEQEAFHAVFFPNWEAAVQATRAIAQARLPLSMLRLSNAVETVTMLTLAGHKRLIGMLEGWLRLRGCGEGKCMLMVGASGSKAAVRAAIAGALALARAQRGIHVGRKMGEKWKQNRFRNVYLRNTAWEHGYAIDTVETAVDWPGVTAMMHAVEDAATQAMAARGERLHVYTHLSHLYAQGASVYTTFVYRLSGSFDGDLARWRALKGAVSEAIVANGGTISHQHGVGSDHAPYLEAEKGALGMGAMDALFRHFDAEQRMNPGKLVAA
- a CDS encoding glycerol-3-phosphate dehydrogenase/oxidase; amino-acid sequence: MNGGWARGWRAGIPALAEREWDLLIIGGGITGAGILLEAARRGLRAVLVEQRDFAWGTSSRSSKLVHGGLRYLKQGRFGLTRESVRERNALMREACGLVEPQSFAFGDYHGARPGRRMFLLGLAIYDLLSGRRERHYSSVTDFLMLAPNVGRAGLQGGMSYTDAKTDDARLVLRVLQEARSHGGVAVNYMAARTLIREGERVVGARLEDGIDGAAIDIRAQVVVSATGAWADQLRGQTGAGKKIRPLRGSHLIFPAWRLPLAQAVSLMHPADGRPVFAYPWEGVTLVGTTDVDHSASLATEAAITRAEVDYLMLALECQFPQQGLGDGDILATFAGVRPVIDSGQADPSKEGRDHAVWMDQGLLTVTGGKLTTFRVIALDALRHARSQLPHWRDDLAPCPVFAPSPWHSMRVRGTQRQRLEGRHGAAAAALVAAALPGELEPIPGTQTLWAELRWAARCEAVMHLEDLLLRRTRLGLQLRGGGVDLLPRIRATCQGELGWSDAQWETSQAAYLALWNANYSLPT
- a CDS encoding FGGY-family carbohydrate kinase translates to MTHKTILSIDNGTQSVRAILFDLQGNIVAKSQVHLQAYFSDQPGWAEHDAQGYWHAVCRACQGLWQESGADVTSVQGVAVTTQRGTVVNLDADGKPLRPAITWLDQRRTDTVPPVSRWWALAFRIARVKATVDYFRGEAEINWIKVHQPDIWARTDKFLLLSGYLNYQLCGRFADSTGSQVAYMPFDYRRQRWARKSDWRWQALAVLPHMLPELVAPGARIGVIHAAAAAATGIPEGTPLMAAAADKACEVIGAGCQEPHVGCLSYGTTATVNTTTTRYVEVTPFIPPYPAAIPHAYSTEVQIFRGYWMVNWFKEQFGHPEQARALAEDIAPERLFDDLVEAVPAGSMGLMLQPYWTPGIRVPGPEAKGAIIGFGDVHTRAHVYRAILEGLAYALREGKERIERRSGVAITELRVSGGGSQSDAAMQLTADIFGLPTARPHIYETSGLGAAIDAAVGLGLYPDFATAIGAMTRVGKVFYPIAANQAMYDQLYRRVYRKMYARLQPMYGEIAEITGYPQQR
- a CDS encoding PLP-dependent aminotransferase family protein, translating into MKIDNPKLIEWRFSERASQLQSSFIREILKITQRPEIISFAGGLPSPATFPVEHMKAAFDKVLSENGKVALQYGPTDGYPLLREWIANSLSTDTCKILPEQVLMTSGSQQALDLIGKVLIDEGSRVLVETPSYLGALQAFSVYRPEFKSVATDDDGLVPSSIEAVAEGARMLYALPNFQNPTGRSLSIERRRELVETCARLGIPLIEDDPYGALSYKGEPFPKMLNMNPDGVIYMGSFSKVLTPGIRLGYVVAPLPLVRRLELAKQAADLHTAQLTQMVVYDVVKDGFLEQHIPKIRALYANQCQVMLDAMAESFPAGVTWTRPEGGMFIWVTLPKHIDAMKLLDQAIAAKVAFVPGSPFYANEPETNTLRLSFVTVPPERIREGVGILARLIAAQL
- a CDS encoding RidA family protein encodes the protein MSVYEKIKALDITLKAPAAPVGAYVMYVQSGNLVFLSGHISKNADGSVIAGKLGANVTTEQGQQAARAVVIDLLGTLQEACGGDLARVKRIVKLTSLVNSTPEFTEQHIVTNGASSLLGEVFGDAGKHARAAFGVMQNPLGACIEIEMVAELA